A segment of the Bacillus licheniformis DSM 13 = ATCC 14580 genome:
CAATAGGCCGCAGGGCAGTATAATCACCGGTTTCAATCCAGCCCGGGGAAATGCTGTTGACCACGATTGAATCTTTGCTTAAAGACGCGGCCAATGCGTGAGTCAAAGCTATTAAGCCCCCTTTTGACGCGGCATAGGCTTCTGAGTCCGGTTCGGACATAAATGCCCTTGTCGAAGCGATATTGACGATGGCACCGCCTGTTTTCGCCTCTTTCATTCTTTTGGCCGCTTCTCTTGCGCAAAGAAACGCGCCTTTCAAATTCGTATTCAGGACGCCGTCCCATTCTTCAGCCGTCAAGTCGTAAGGGGACTTCCAAACTGATCGGCCCGCATTATTGATGAGCGCCGATATCGAACGGCCGTTTCGGGAAGCTTCCTGCATCAGCCGTTTCACGTCTTCTTCAGAAGCTACATCACAAGGTGCAAATTGGACCCGCGCACCGGAAGCGGTCAGCTCTTTTTCAAGCTGTTCACCCTCTTCCTTCAATACGTCGGCGAATACGACGATAAAACCTTTTTGAGCATAGGCGGCCACGAGGTCTCTTCCAATGCCTTTTGCCCCGCCTGTAATG
Coding sequences within it:
- a CDS encoding SDR family NAD(P)-dependent oxidoreductase — protein: MNSKETVVITGGAKGIGRDLVAAYAQKGFIVVFADVLKEEGEQLEKELTASGARVQFAPCDVASEEDVKRLMQEASRNGRSISALINNAGRSVWKSPYDLTAEEWDGVLNTNLKGAFLCAREAAKRMKEAKTGGAIVNIASTRAFMSEPDSEAYAASKGGLIALTHALAASLSKDSIVVNSISPGWIETGDYTALRPIDHAQHLSNRVGRPQDIVKACFYLTDPDNRFVTGTNITVDGGMTKKMIYEE